The sequence aaacAACAAATTGTAAGCTCTCAGTGTTTTGTTTCTATATAAATTACCATCACAAAGACAAATAGACTCAAGTCACTCAACCTGAAACTTTGCTTTTCGTGTTGCAAACAAGTTTTCAATCAAATATTGCACTCTTTTGTCTATTTCTCCCTCATGAAGAATTCCACGAAAGCGCTCAAAGATGCCtgcaaaaattacaaacaataaGAGCAATGTCAAACAACTccctgaaaaggaaaatgtagTAAGAACCctataaaatataatgttCAAGATAAATGAGATAGTACAGTAACCAAGAGAAGAACCCAGATGATCAGAACGAAGATCCACTTGAAACAGCATCTAATGCGGTCAATTTAAAATGGGTGCACATCTGTCTTACATATCATCAAAAACAATGTTCTAACCTTTAACTGGTCCAAATTCACATCGATTTAATTTGTCTACTGAtaagttgaaaaataaactaaacaaaaaactgaaaaggGAAAATGGTATAATGTAGCAGTGTGTAAGTCCTAAATATAATATTAGGAAGATACAAAGCATAATAAGCAGATAGAAAGAATATATTGTTCATAAACATATAAATCTCATTAATGAATAAAACCCAAAAGCGCACAAATGCTAACAAATCAAACAGCAAACCCACCATGGAGCCCTTTAGGTGAAAGGTCCTGCAGTATTGATCCACACTCGGTGACAAAGCCAACAGCTACTTCAACACTGTCATCGGTAGGGTTCTCCAGCAAAACGGTCAGCAATTCTAAAGCAATAATCTCATGAGCCACTTGCTGGTTGACCAGATGTGCTATAAATTTAACGGCAGCTAGTAGTTGAGGCTGTTCAAATGTAAAGCCAGTTAAAGAAGAAATTAGAATCAATCTAAATAAAAGACATATTCTGCCAGCAAACACTAAAGTGGTAAAGTAAAATAACAAAGCATGGGCAAAAACTCACCTTGTCATTCCGTTTAAATGCCCTCTTAAGCTGTAAGACAATTCTTCTCAACAGAAGTTCACCAACCTCAGGAAACTTTGTGTTGACAACAGCAACCAATGCTGCAAACACATCAGTGAAACCTGGAGATGCCATCTGTGATTTCATGCATGAACGGCAAAAGAGACCCCTTCCACGAATCAGATTCTCGGCAAAAATTTCaggaattatattttttatattcgCAGCGTTGACCTTGTTCACAAGGCCATTGATACTCTTTCGGAGGGCATCCCATGTCAATCTCTGATACTGAACACTACTTTTATCTTCAACGTCTTTCATCATCCGGGCCAACTTAAACGGGGGGATGTAAACTCCACCactttttcccaaatttgaCACATCAGTACTCATGTTGCCTTCTTGCAACTTTGACTGCCCTtgaggttttgaattttcaagcATCCTGCTATCTCGCTCATCATTTTGCCTCAGACTTCGACTGTCTTCTCGTCTTTCTTTTACCTCGTTATTTCTACGATACTTTAGATCTCCATCATCATCCTGGTTTCTATACCTCCTTCTCTGATCATCATCTCTTTTATCCTTTTTCTGTTCTAACGTTCTGTGCTCTTCCCTTTCATCCTTGTGGTCTGAATAGTGACGTGAATGTCGGCTCCTATATCTATGACCATCCTCGGTTTCTGGCCTTCTATGCCCACTCTCATGCCGGCGAGGTTTCTCCCTTTCCCTTTCATGTCGGTGCCTCCTTACTTGCTCGTCATCTTCTTCAGAACTTCTAAAAGATTCTCTCAATCTATCACCCTTCCCATTTTCACGTCTTCTATGGCCATTATCATGCTTTCTTTCCTTCGGTTGAGTATCCCAGTCTTTCTCTTTCAGCTCTCCATCTTCATCAGAACTTTCTCCAGATCCCTTCCTATCTTGACGATCATCCAGCCACCTTCCACCTTTGTCTTTAAGATCCCTCTTGCTGGACCTTTCGTTGTCCATATCATCGCTACGATGTCCATCCCGTCTCTCCTGTTGTTTTGTTCTATTTCCTCCATCAGAATCTGATGAATCAATTTCATCACCAGGTTCATGAAGATTGTTTGACCTAGAATCGATTCTACTTCTATATTTATCTCTGTCACCCCTCACATCATCTTCACTAGATTCACTACTGAAATTTCTAGCCATAGCCACCACTgtcttgttcttttctttagaGCTTCCCAAATGTACAATACCTGTTAAAAAGATACAAATGAACTAAATAAATGattctaaaaattaaaaaaactccaCAGCCCGACTGAGTTTTCATtaataaacacaaaaagatACACCCAGTCAGGGGACAAAGTCACTTATAAATAACCCCATAAAAACATAAACCCAGTTTATTAGAATCATCACATTCAAATTCAGTATTATTAACTCCATTAAAAAGAGTAATTTGTCAGCAAAACAAAGCTCCACAAGTAAAATTTCCATCAAtcaattacaaaaaaaaatatatatatatatatataaaataaaaaaaataaaaaaagagaagcttTCACCACGTCCACAGCGCACAGATACATTGGGCACCAAATAAagatgaaatttgaaatttttttcagcAGCCCATcgaaataaaaacaaaaggcattAATGTAAACAAATTAGCACTTACATAATCACAACAACCACAACCCACCCCCAATTTCAACGAATCCCAAACCATGACAGCCCCTAAACCCCCAAAATAACAGCCCTAGTTTCATCACAGCCACCCTTATTTAGTCAAATAAAAGATTAATAAGTAAGAAGCCCAAGAGGAAAAGAGTACCTGGTGCCAGGTAGAGTGGTTCTGCTAACTACTGGAAGTTGTACGAACGAACAACAATGGAGGCGTTGCAGTTTTGCCCCTGGCAAGCAACTCGCGAGCAGCAGAGAAcgtgattatttttttttattttttttttaaacgttTGAATGAGGTATTTTGGATctgttggttttgttggtttttcctttcgggtaaataaataaatatttaattattgatACCAGAAAGTCCAGatcagaaaaggaaaacaactaAGAATCAGCCCATGGGCCCAGAAAATCAACAACTAACTTAAAGcccaaaactaaaaacaaacaaacaaagccCAATTGTAGTTCAGTTTGGATTTtcaacttcttctttctttgtccGCTTGAAATTAGGAATTTATTTGTCTAATAATGCTTTAATTAAAAGGAAATTTATAGGATCAGTCAAATGTGGGCGGGCGAATGACTGATTTGCTAGTTGTTGATTGATGCATGTTAGGTTTATAATGGGGTTTATATGTGTTTATGGCAAAAAATTACATGGGCGACTGACCCTAGCACTCTAAATCAATACGACACAAATCATAATACTTTGAAATAAGTCATAAAACCAATGCTTCATAGAACCCGAAATGTTGAAAGGGGTCACGGACtagatttatttttatatttcattaggTTAGTTGAAATTCACATCCCAATATTTTAATGTAACTTATTATTAGCCAAGTATGAGAGCAAGTAGTGAGTGTTACATTGATATATTAATGTTGTTAGCTCATGCATGTAGAGATGGCATAAAGCATATCCAGCTTCCTTGTTATTATGTGTAACTAACAAGAGTAATATGAGTAGATTAGGAGAGGATTAATACTTAATCCAAGTCAGAAGTCGGcagtaatttagattagattagGAGCTCTATGGCCAAATAAACCCTCAATATGTATCAAAATAAGAGCCGTGCCCTCTAGGTAAAACTTCGAGCAGCAGGGACCCAAACTCAACAAAGAAGCCCAAAGGAAACTTTTGCTTGCTTTGAAGAAGCCCAAGTTCAATGGTGTGGCTTGAAGATTTATCAAAAACCCGAATCCTTCAGAAGTCGTTGCAATCAGAAATAGCAGCTAGAAAAAGCTTCCTATTTCAGGCGCTAGTACTATTCACTTTGAAATATACGGATTAAAAGCAACTTAGAGATATGACCGACAATGTGATTAATCAATACGTTGCATCGttagttatttaaaaaaaaaaactgaaaaatcaaaagagaaTTAGGAAGCTTCCTTTGTCAAGTGTGATTATATATGAGAAAAATTTCATTCACCATGAACCTTTTTACATTTCTGTTTTCTTGGATGGAAAGCTGTCTGCTATTAGCAATTCTTATcctgcttatatatatatatatatatatatatatgctggtATAGTTGTGGAGAAATTACACCATAGAAGTGGGTCCTGTCTGCCTTTGTTGAGTTTGAAAAGAGAGTCTTTTAGAGGTTGAAAGTGTATTCAACTTAGTCTAAAGACCTCATAACCCACCCTATATAATAGATTCAACCTTTTCATACTTCAACCGACCATGCATCAaaagaaaacctaattttctttctcactCAAAACCATCATGGTGCTTGGTGGCCAGaaatcaacatatatataacttaTGTATCAGAATTATCAAGGAAGAATATAAGGGGGGGAATTAGTGGTGACcatcaaattttaaaagattgcctttgattatatatattctaaaaGCTATAAAGCTTCCTTCTCAGTACAAGTTTTGCCTAAACAACATAGAAAGATGCCATGTTCAACATCAAAAATGAAACACGAGACATGATTGCTGAGACAAGTTTCCAATGCCTACCGTACATAGTCAGAAAAATcgaacaaatttttttgtcttgTTAATTTCTTGTGCGTAATTTTCTTGAGATTTCGATGACCATAAAAACTTTTGAGGATAGGGCAAATTAAGCTTTGATTCGAACTAGAGTTGcttttaattaacaaaatagTTGAATGAtgctcaaaattcaaaagcatgGGTACCAATAATGATCAAACTTACTTTCAaacaaattctaaaaaatCTAAACCAAACCCAAGTATAAAACAATAGTTGGCTCACAGATCGATCTGCCCAACTTCATTTCCTCCCTTGTCTTGAAGCATTAATTTACATGAGAAAAGTTTACCAGCCAGATGGGGTCACTTTTCTATTCTATTACTCTCAATTggaaaaattctaaaatggGGGTTGCGATGGGAAAGATGAAAACGATTTGGAATTTGAtagtacttttttttgttctttgttgaAAGGGGATTGCAAGTTTAGCCTATCTAGCTAGGGCCCCGCCTTAAAGCCTTACTCCTTGCCCTATATTCGTGCATATAGCCGGAGGGCCAAGTTGTTTTCTAGTGCAAGGGACCATTCCTGATAAAACGCAGATGAGGCCAAATTAAACCCTAGCTAGAGGTAGATGACAAAGATTGCATTTGGTTTTCAGCGTCTGCGGGTCCTGAAAGTCTAGCTCTCTATCTCTAGTCACTGAGGAGGAGAGAATAGTTTACTGACATGTAGCCCTAAATTATATTGGCCGACAATTGGAATAATATGTTCATGTTTATTGCATACTAATTGGCATCAGATTCCAGCAttggtttgtttggtttgagCACCTGATGCTACATACAACTACTGCTGACAATATGAATTGCGATTCTATTTTTATCTTTGGTATTAATTTCCATTTGTGTATTGCCCTACTGCTGTGGCTTTGTCTTGTATTCTTGGGAAATCTAATTCAATAACTTGCTCTTTGATGCGATCTTCCTCTACCCTATAGCCCTAATGTGTCTGCTCATATATAATAGAGGAAAGATAATGACAtgattattctttttttcctctaattaattaatcgAATAAGAGTCACTCGTAAGCTTAATATTAATGTGTCACAATAAACTCTGATATTTTCTATGGATTTGCTTTAATATGACTTTAAACATAAAGCAATTCTAAATTAATATGATTTACGGGAATGGAGATTCGAACTTGAATGCAAAGAGACAAACTCACTTAGTCAATTGACCTAATCCACGATATGCTCAATGAAGATATTTTAGTAAAAAACTCTGTGACAAACTAACTGTTCCAAACTTCAAAGCATTATTTCACCCACTACCACTATGTTAATGAAACATCCTTGAAGCCAATCACCATTACCACTATACATGCATACTTTCCTTGGAGAATTTGCAGACCGCCATTTTAAAAGCTATAAGACTTCATCCACTTGCCAGTAAAAGCTGATTTATACAGTGTCCAAAGCTAGTAAACTTTATTGTTCTTTGCGCACGAGTGGTCCCTCGAATatgttcaaaataaaaataatcaatCACGTGCTCTTGGATTTTCTATATTCTCCCCTCCTTAcctaaattttattcaattgtACCCTCTTACGAGGCCTTTACCACCAACTGGTCCATGGGCAGATCAAGCTTTGTGCCTCACTTGGCTCTGAATATTATGCTCAAAACGCAGGTTTTAGGGCTTTTAGGGCgatacatataaatatttctTGGCCtaccaatttttcctttttcaagttgaaaatttgcAATGGCTTTTTTGTGGTGGGAAAGTTGTAATCATTGTAGATACAATTCTATTAGGCGCCATAGATAAAGCCATATGAATTGTTTAGTAAAGTTGGAACTAAAGACCATAATCTACTAATAAACTGCGTAATTTAAGAACATTTTGTCCCCTAATCATAACATAACATAACCTCTCACTTTTTTTGTATCCAAGTTCGTAGTTGATCAATGAAATTACAATATTTTAAATCCATGAAATTAAGCAATCAAAGGCAATGAACTTGAGCACGTGTAATAGGAAATGGTCATCCATAATTTTTAGTCCAAATATTTATAGTTTCATTCTTCGCGGAACAAAAACAGTTGTTACTATAATTATCTTTTGGTAAATAAAATGATGTCGATTTCAATTCATTTGACCCTACCAATAAACCCTTTCACTCAACAAAGTTGCTTTTGCCATTGTAAAATGTAATGAATCAAAGCATTAGGCTCAAGTTAAACGAACCTTGCACTAaggttttttaatttcaaaccaatcacttttccattttcttttctttttcttgtaatCAAACTCACAATTGAACTTCACCTATCTAATCGCCACTGCTTTCTTTCTACTCAAACAAACTTTGCCCGtgaacaattgaattaatTGTGCCCTTcagttaaagaaaaattaactcGAGATTAAGTTAGGTCAAAAGTTCGATTCCTTCCACtataaaaacatatataaaaaaaagttgtacACCCTTTGAATCCGTATATGGTACAAGTCTAGCTAACTATATAATCTATTGCTTCTCAAAGTTACAGGCCGTCTACCGTTATTCTATATACAGAGGctacacaaatttttttttaatactaatttcTTACACGTGTAAGCTTTCACACGTGTGTCAGAACTCCGTTAATTGACAATCTGGTGACGGCGGCATCGACGGCGGAGACCTCAACTTTTGAAAATAATCCCTCACGCTCACTCCCCCAGCTGTGGCTTTCTCCGTTAAGTCCCCATCCTCGCGAGACGGAATAAACGGCGGCCGTGTAACCTCCGTTAGTATGTCCCACCTCACGCCGCGAAAGAACTCGTGCTCCTTGATCTCGCTCGCGCCTCTGGCGTACCCCAACCGCTTGGTGGGGTCCTTGTGCAACAGCCGTTCGATCAAGTCCGTTAGCGCTGTCCGTTTCCCGATAAACTCGGGCGTTTTCGTCAACACGTTTCGAAACGTCTCCTTCCGGCTCTTGGCCTTGAATGGCGTCGTTCCGTAGAGCGCCTCGTAAGTGAGAATCCCGAGGGCCCACCAGTCCACAGCGAACTCATGACCCTCCCCTCGCACCACCTCTGGGGACACGTACTCCTCCGTCCCGACAAACGAGTTCGCTCGCTCGCCGTCAGAGAAACTCGGCTTCCGGCGACTCACGGGGCTGACTCGGGCGGACTTGGTCTTCTTCAGCCCCTTGCTGTGATTGTCGTTTATAATCGTGAGCCAACGTGTCAGGTGCCTCCGGTGTTTACGACGAATGTCGGGGGCGTCGTCCTCCAAAACGACGTCGGGTTTTACCGTTCTGTGCTTGAGGCTTCGGGAAAGGTCGAAGTCCGTGAGGGTCACGTGACCGGACTGTTGGATGAGCACGTTCTCTGGCTTCAAATCCCGATAAGCGATCCCCATGGAATGGAGGTGCTCGAGCGCGCAGACTATCTCGGCCAAATAAAACCGGATCACGGCGGGGGAGAAAACGCGGTCGTTTTGGCGGTAGCGGAGGACGTTGAGGTCGCCGCCGGGGCAGTAAGGGACGGCCCAGCCCATGAACTCGTCGGATTCGAACGACCCCAAGAGGGAAGGCAGAAATGGGTGCGGGTTCGGGTCGGACAGCCGGGTCAGGACCTGGATTTCCCAGCGGGCGCGGCGCTCGGCGTCGAGCTTTGAGCGGAGAGAGGACTTGTCGACAACTTTGAGAGCGAACGGGCAGCGGGCAGACGGGTCGGACGACGGGTCGTGGACCAAGAAGACGGTGCCCATGGCTCCCTTCCCTAAGACCTTGAGGGCTTTGAGGTTTTCGAGGTTGAGCTCCGGCGAGGTGTTGGATGGTGATGGTGCCTCGTCCATGGCTGGTTctacagagagagagggggggagaggaaagagagagatggttTTGAGCGTTGGTTTTTGGCTTATATAGAGGATGGTGTATGCTCTGTTGTCTGcttcatttgtttatttttttcttttcttttctttttttttgcgcgtatttttgggtagtgaTTGATTGATGCGGCTGtgtgtttgtttaatttttttttctttttcttttatggatGTAGTTTTGTCTAATCCAAAGATTAAAATAGCGTGATTAGTAGGTTTACGCGTAGAAGGAATTTCCACATATATTACTTAGTAAATGAttctatatttttgtttttgtgacCCGTGTGTGTCACAAATTTAACCTTAAAAATAGAATCATTAGCTCAAATTGATCACtgcattataaaaaatttacgatTTATAGCTTAAGAGTTTAAagataaaattcaaaataaaaaagaagaagataatccTTGGAGTTGTATAGGAAGATGCCTATATTAAAGGTTAAGTAAGAAACTCTAAAACTGTATAGAATcaaacctttttcttttctgaaaagCATTCATATAATGCACTCACATTTTCTCTGTTCATCCATTACTTTATAAAACTACAAGTTTCTTATTAAACTACAAGTTTcttattaaaagaacaagttaCAATTATTTCACACCAACTCTTTATGACTTGTATAATGTAGTAGATATCATATGTACCTTATTAGTCCTCATGTATAATATCATGCTAGTGTGTGCATATTTAACATGACTCATTTCGTGACCCATCACGAATTGTATGCTCGTATTTTACCTGATATAACGCTTTTTCATTATATTATGTATATTGTAATCACGCAAATTGTGCTTGTACTAActttaattcaaaaaaaattttctttctaaaaaaGTACTTTTTGTGTTCTGTTGAGTACCAAATATAATCCAATTTCGGATATATATGAATGAATACAAATAATTGGTGTTGTTGCTTGCACCATGATACACCAAATATATGGGGGTCGTAAGTGTAATGAGTTGGTTAAAGTGGATGGAagccttcttttcttcaagaaaGCAAAGAGAAAGGAGGAAGGCACACGTGTAAGACATAAACAAAAGATGAATAGAGGCCaaacaaaatgacaaaataaaatagtttgtACGTACGGTTCTCACATGGGAGTTCCCATGATCTTAGGCAAAATCTCAACGTGCACTCTATGTGGTTTATTGTTGTTGGAATGTCGTCTGTCTCctattcatttttattaatttcaatatttataCTTTATTAATTCTCTGcttgaattaaattaaattatttccATTGTTAATTAAAGTGAACATGCGGTGTGGTGCACTAACAATATTAGATAATTAACAAGACGACCTTTTAATTAGCCAACAATTAATGATTTGCTTAAGGCAAGTTGATCAAATTTATGGAAATGTCGTATGTGGAGTTAAGGTTGGCCCCTAGGATTAAGGACAGCCCTTCAAGAAGTTTGGCTATATTAGTCACAAGTCATTGtcctttattttgttgataTTTGTCTCTTGGGGGGTCTTCATGTTCTCTACTAATGTGCCATGGTATGGGGATACAGAGACAATGAATATGGCATGGTAACAGAGGCAATGTGTATGTGtttatgtgtttttatttttattttttttataactattATTGTTTTACAGCTACattctttttaaagaaaaaccaagatTGAAGTCTTATATGtgtatttgatattttttttttaaagtcatttATGcctaagaaaaataaatgtgtTGTCGTTGAGCTTCGCAAGTGGACGGATGTGGCTCTAATAAGACATAACAAGAATTGTTTCACGTTGAGTAATTTGGCTAACcttgaaattaattgacaattACAAAATAGTCAAATTACTCAACCTGGGCCAACTCTTCACATCTTCACAAcgtgtttttcagtttttgtatTATCTAACCATTATTAATCATTGAAAATGGTGGTTTTGGTTGCACTTGGTATCAAGGGTTTGATTCACCAAATTTGGACACCAAGTGAAAATATCAAGGGTTTGATTCACCAACTCTTCATATCTTGTTATCAAGGGTTTGATTCACCAAATTTGGACACCAAGTGCAAGTGATATTTATCTATCTTGCttcaaattaaaacataatattcACAAATTGGTTTCATAATACTGTCAATTTTAGTAGCAATATTGAGTTAGCTAAGCCCtcttcaacaatttttttctcctgGTTTGTCTCTAATCATCATCTAAAAATAGCACCAAATGTGAGCGCCACTCTCCTCTCTTACTGCCCTTCCCCAACCCATAGCCCAGCCCTTCCTCCTTCATAACCATCCACCTAAGACCCATGAGCCCCAACCTTACCCATCCCTACTAGCATTGCGCCCCTCTCATCTCTGGGTTTTTCTGGCATTGATGGTCACCTTAGGAGAGGAGGTCTCCTCCTAATCTCATTCCCCTCTTCTCTCCCATTGACCTTATTCCTCTCACTTTCTCCTCTACTCTTTTCTTTCTGACTTCCCCCTGCCCTTTGTGGGTgtgattttattatatttttcttgccTGAGTCCGATTCTCCTTGATGAGATGGTGGCTCTTTCCCACCCCGGTGGATTTTGTTTGTGTCCCTTTGTATCCACCAACCTCTCCCTATAATCACATATGTCTCATCCTCTACACTAAATATATCactataaaaacaaaatcagcatATTAGGTAGAAATATagttgtaattttattttttggattctCATTGTATAAATGTGATAACTTACTCTAAAATTTGCCTAAAATTATTTGTCAATGTGCAATTCAAGCCATCCATCATCGGGTTTTGACAAACCCAAGTATACAAGGTCGGGCTGAGGTTTCCAATGTCAATGCCTGACCACACCCATTGGACTTGGTTGACCaaccctttatttttttttttaaatattttttctaagtattttataaccttttattacaaaaatttTAGACAACGTTAAAAATATTAACTTAATTCATAACATGTGTAAAAggaattaaacaaaatatacccaaaaaactctagcttctttttttcctaaaaaaCATTCTTAGAGCTTTTTCCACTTTGAGGGGGGAgaaagccattgttcttcccccctctcccctcttctcttcctcctttcacctcttcccccattttcagagacaaatggttttccctatttgtcttggttttgttatgattttcatccaaccattataGGTGGCTGCGGCTCAGCGTTGAATCTTCACCTACATTTCGGCGTCGGATCTTCACCAcaatcttttttgcaatttctttatatttggaataagttgcagagactctttgggttctctgtgtagttttcacctctccttttgtgagagtttttcatctctcctttgtgagagcttttcatatctcatttgtgagagttttatttgtattgttatggctcagttttttcaagctttatctttttattattattctaa comes from Prunus dulcis chromosome 6, ALMONDv2, whole genome shotgun sequence and encodes:
- the LOC117631384 gene encoding pre-mRNA-splicing factor CWC22 homolog, which codes for MARNFSSESSEDDVRGDRDKYRSRIDSRSNNLHEPGDEIDSSDSDGGNRTKQQERRDGHRSDDMDNERSSKRDLKDKGGRWLDDRQDRKGSGESSDEDGELKEKDWDTQPKERKHDNGHRRRENGKGDRLRESFRSSEEDDEQVRRHRHEREREKPRRHESGHRRPETEDGHRYRSRHSRHYSDHKDEREEHRTLEQKKDKRDDDQRRRYRNQDDDGDLKYRRNNEVKERREDSRSLRQNDERDSRMLENSKPQGQSKLQEGNMSTDVSNLGKSGGVYIPPFKLARMMKDVEDKSSVQYQRLTWDALRKSINGLVNKVNAANIKNIIPEIFAENLIRGRGLFCRSCMKSQMASPGFTDVFAALVAVVNTKFPEVGELLLRRIVLQLKRAFKRNDKPQLLAAVKFIAHLVNQQVAHEIIALELLTVLLENPTDDSVEVAVGFVTECGSILQDLSPKGLHGIFERFRGILHEGEIDKRVQYLIENLFATRKAKFQGHPAVRPELDLVEQEDQLTHELSLEEEIDPEITLDIFKPDPDFLENEKRYEELKKTILGEESEDEEGSDAVSDGEDDDEDDDDEESEEEDEQQMQIRDETETNLVNLRRTIYLTIMSSVDFEEAGHKLLKIKLEPGQEMELCVMLLECCSQERTYLRYYGLLGQRFCMINKVHQENFEKCFVQQYSMIHRLETNKLRNVAKFFAHLLGTDALPWHVLAYIRLTEEDTTSSSRIFIKILFQELSEHLGIRLLNERLTDPSMQDSYDSIFPKDNPKNTRFAINFFTSIGLGGITENLREYLKHMPRLIMQQQKAVSDSESESSGSSDSDSESESEPSSSDESDSDSDGRHKKRRSESDRKERQKKRRRD
- the LOC117631404 gene encoding serine/threonine-protein kinase UCNL-like, with the translated sequence MDEAPSPSNTSPELNLENLKALKVLGKGAMGTVFLVHDPSSDPSARCPFALKVVDKSSLRSKLDAERRARWEIQVLTRLSDPNPHPFLPSLLGSFESDEFMGWAVPYCPGGDLNVLRYRQNDRVFSPAVIRFYLAEIVCALEHLHSMGIAYRDLKPENVLIQQSGHVTLTDFDLSRSLKHRTVKPDVVLEDDAPDIRRKHRRHLTRWLTIINDNHSKGLKKTKSARVSPVSRRKPSFSDGERANSFVGTEEYVSPEVVRGEGHEFAVDWWALGILTYEALYGTTPFKAKSRKETFRNVLTKTPEFIGKRTALTDLIERLLHKDPTKRLGYARGASEIKEHEFFRGVRWDILTEVTRPPFIPSREDGDLTEKATAGGVSVRDYFQKLRSPPSMPPSPDCQLTEF